AGCATCGATTTTCTGCTGCGCTATCACCATCGGACTCAGGACGACCATGCGCTGCACATGGCCATGCTGACGCTCGACAAAATGGCATATGGCGGCATGTACGATCAGGCCGGCGGCGGTTTCCATCGATATTCGACGGATGATCACTGGCTCGTCCCTCACTTTGAGAAGATGCTCTACGACAATGCGCTCCTCGCCAGGACATATACGGACGCCTACCGCGCCACAGGAAAGCCGCTTTACCGGCGCATCGCTGAAGAAACTCTGGACTTCATTGTCCGCGAGATGCGCGATGCCGGCGGCGCATTCTATTCGACACTCGATGCGGACAGTGAAGGTGTCGAGGGAAAGTATTACGTCTGGGGCTGTGACGAATTCCGCCAGGTCGTGGGACCCGATGCGGATGCCATCGCGGACCACTTCGATGTGACGGGGCCCGGCAACTGGGAGCACACCAATATCCTGCACGTCCGGGAAGAGCCCGATTCCTCACTTGAAGAGAAGATCAAAGCCGCAAAACACAAGCTCTACGCCGCGCGAAATCAACGGATCAGACCAGCACGTGACGAGAAGGTTTTGACCGACTGGAACGGTCTGATGCTTCGCGCGTTCGCGGAAGCGGCGGCGTACCTTGGCCGCGCCGACTACCGTTCGGTTGCGGAATCGAATGCGGATTTTCTTCTGGGCACGATGTGGGATGGAAAACGCCTGCTGCACAGTTTCAAGGACGGCCGCGCTCGTTTTAACGGATACCTTGACGACTATGCCAACCTGGCGGACGGCCTGTTTGCGCTCTTCGAGCTGACGTTCGAAACGAAATGGCTCACTGCCGCCGTTGAGATTGCAGACCGCATGATCGAGCAGTTCGCGGATCCAGACGGCGGTTTTTATTTCACGGGTCATGATCACGAAGCGCTCCTGACCCGCACAAAAGATTTCTTCGACAATGCCACGCCGTCCGGGAATTCCGTGGCAGCCGATGTGCTGACTCGCATGGCACAGATCCTCGAACGGCAGGACTACCGCAAGAAGGCAGAAGATGTTTTCTTAACGGCCGCCGGCCTGTTGCAGCAGTATGCGTCGGGTTTCGGCCGCATGCTCGCGGCGGTCGACTTCTACATCGGCCCGACAAAAGAGATCGCGCTCGTGGGTCCCCCGGACTCATTTCTACAAGCCCTTCGTAGTCAATATCTTCCCAGGGCTGTCGTCGCCGGAGGCGGGGATTCATCGATCGCGATTCTGCGGAATCGGAGCCTGATCGGCGGAAAGCCGACGGCGTATGTATGTGAAAACCGTGCCTGCAAACAGCCGGTAACCGAGGTCGCCGCCTTTAAAGCGCAGCTGTAGTAAGATAGCCGCATGTTGGCCCTCGCTCTATCCCTCTTCCTCGGTTTTTTCCAGACCGCGCAGACGGGAACCGTGGCCGGACTGATAAAGCTCCCAAACCAATCGGCTCCTTCGCAGGCGGCTCACATCATCCTGCTTCCGCCGAAGTACACCGAGATGTGGAACAAACAGGTACAGCAACGGCTCGATAACTACTGGGAGATCTTCAAGCCTGAACTGGCGGTCCACAAGGAACACATCGAGGATATCTATCGCATGGTTCATATGGAAGCCTTCCGGCAGGTGACATCGGCC
The genomic region above belongs to Terriglobia bacterium and contains:
- a CDS encoding thioredoxin domain-containing protein, translated to MPNRLINETSPYLLQHAHNPVDWYAWNSEALERAAKEDKLILLSIGYSACHWCHVMEHESFENPATAKLMNDNFISIKVDREERPDLDQIYMTAVQMMSGSGGWPMTVFLLPSGEPIFGGTYFPPDDRYGRPGFPRLLQTIADAWRTRKSEIVQNAQGFREQLARQAFKRSESETIDLSILDNACRALASRFDSREGGFGGAPKFPPSMSIDFLLRYHHRTQDDHALHMAMLTLDKMAYGGMYDQAGGGFHRYSTDDHWLVPHFEKMLYDNALLARTYTDAYRATGKPLYRRIAEETLDFIVREMRDAGGAFYSTLDADSEGVEGKYYVWGCDEFRQVVGPDADAIADHFDVTGPGNWEHTNILHVREEPDSSLEEKIKAAKHKLYAARNQRIRPARDEKVLTDWNGLMLRAFAEAAAYLGRADYRSVAESNADFLLGTMWDGKRLLHSFKDGRARFNGYLDDYANLADGLFALFELTFETKWLTAAVEIADRMIEQFADPDGGFYFTGHDHEALLTRTKDFFDNATPSGNSVAADVLTRMAQILERQDYRKKAEDVFLTAAGLLQQYASGFGRMLAAVDFYIGPTKEIALVGPPDSFLQALRSQYLPRAVVAGGGDSSIAILRNRSLIGGKPTAYVCENRACKQPVTEVAAFKAQL